Part of the Georgenia sp. TF02-10 genome, GCAGGACCCGGAACAGCTCGGCGGCCCGGGCGCCGGGCACGGTGCGCACGGTCAGCGGCGCCGGCCGGTAGCGGAAGACGTTCGCCTCCACCGCCAGCCCGCTCTCGTCGTGCTCGACGCCGAGCTCCTCGGCCCAGGCGAGGGCGTCGGAGCCGACGGCGGCGCGCAGCCAGGCCCGGTCGCCGTCGTCCGGCAGCAACGGAGCCAGGTCCGCCAGGGCGGCGGACAGCTCCGGCCCCGGGTCGGCGCGGCGGGTGGGCTCGCCGTCGGGCCGCCAGTGCCCGAGCTGGGCGACGTAGTTGGGCCCGCCGGCCTTGGCGCCGGGGCCGACGACGGAGGCCTTCCACCCGCCGAAGGACTGCCGGCGCACGATGGCGCCGGTGATGTGCCGGTTGACGTAGGCGTTGCCCACCGCCACCCGCTCCTGCCAGTGGTCGATCTCGGCCTCGTCGAGGGAGTGCAGCCCGCCGGTCAGGCCGTAGTCGGTGGCGTTCTGCAGGTCGATCGCCTCGTCCAGGGTGCGGGCCCGCATGAGGCCGAGGACCGGGCCGAAGCACTCGGTGCGGTGGAAGAAGGAGCCGGGCGCCACGCCGTCCTTCAGGCCCGGGGACCACAGCCGGCCGGTGTCGTCGAGCGGGCGGGGCTCGACCAGCCAGGTCTCGCCCGGCTCGAGCGTGGTCAGCGCCCGGGCGAGCTTGCCCTCCGGTGGGTGGATGACCGGTCCCATCATCGCGCCGAGGTCGTCCGGCCAGGCCACCCGCAGGGAGCTGACCGCGTCGATGAGCTGGCGGCGCAGCCGCGGCGAGGTGCCGGCCGAGCCGACGAGGATGGCGAGGGAGGCGGCCGAGCACTTCTGGCCGGCGTGCCCGAAGGCGCTCCTGACCAGGTCCGCCACGGCCAGGTCGTAGTCCGCGGCCGGGGTGATGACCAGGGCGTTCTTGCCCGAGGTCTCCCCGAGCACCCGCGGCCCGCCGGGCCGGCCGGTGCGCCAGGAGGCGAAGAGCTCGGCGGTCTCGGCGGCGCCGGTGAGGACGACGGCGTCCACGTCCGGGTGGGCGACGAGCGCCCGGCCGGTGGTGCCCTCGTCGGTGCGGACCACCTGGAGCACGTCGGTCGGCACGCCGGCGGCGTGCAGGGCGGCCATGGCGACCTCGGTGCACCCGGGGACCGCCGGGGCCGGCTTGATGATCACCGCCGAGCCGGCGGCGAGCGTGGCCAGCACCCCGCCGGTGGGGATGGCCACCGGGAAGTTCCACGGCGGGGTGACCAGGACGACCCGGTCCGAGGTGAAGGTGGCGCCGTCGGTGGCCAGGTGCCCGGGCTGGAGCTCCAGCGCCCGGTCGGCGTAGTAGCGGGCGAAGTCGATGGCCTCGGAGACCTCCGGGTCCGCCTCGGCGACGGTCTTGCCGCCCTCGGCGGCCATCGCGGTGACCAGCTCGCCGCGGCGGGCCTCGAGCTCGTCGGCGGCGCGGCGCAGGACGGCGGCCCGCTCGGCGGGCGGGCGGGCGGCCCAGCCGGGCTGGGCGTGCACCGCGGTGGCGACGACGGCGTCGACGTCGGCCGGGCCGGCCAGCACCGGGGAGGCCGGTGGGGCGGGGGTTGCGCGGACCCGCTCGACGGCCCAGGTGCGCACGGCGGGCAGGGCCGGGTCGGAGTCGGTGGCGTTGGTGAAGGTGTCCCCGGCCGGGGCGTGGTCCGGGGTGCGCCGGGGCCCGGCGGGCACGGTGGGCAGCGCCGCGACCGAGGCGCGGAACCGGGCCTCCTGCTCGGACATGGCCGCCGGGCCGCCGCCGAACAGGGCGTGCAGGAAGTTCTGGCTCTGGGCGTTCTCCTCCAGCCGGCGGACCAGGTAGGAGACGGCGACGTCGAAGTCCGCCGGCGCCACCACCGGGGTGTAGAGCAGGACGGAGCCGACAGCGTCGCGCACCGCCCGGGCCTGGGAGGGGGCCATGCCCTGCAGCATCTCCACGTCCAGCGCGGCGCCGACGCCGCGGGCCTGGGCGAGGAGGTGGGCGAGGGCGACGTCGTAGAGGTTGTGCGAGGCGACCCCGATCCGGACCGCGCCGGTGAGCTCGGGCCGCAGGGCCCGCTCGACCAGGCGCAGGTAGTTGGCGTCCACCTCGTCCTTGGTGGCGTAGGGCGCCGGGGCCCAGCCGTGCAGCTCGGCCTCGACGTGCTCCATGGACAGGTTGGCGCCCTTGACGAAGCGGACCTTGATGCCGGCGCCGCCGGCGGCGGTGCGCGCCTGCGCAAAGGCGACCAGCCGGTCCAGGGCGGCGAGGGAGTCGGGCAGGTAGGCCTGCAGCACGATGCCGGCCTCGAGGTCGGTGAACTCCGGCTCGGCGAGGATCCGCTCGAAGACGTCCAGGGTCAGGTCGAGGTCGCGGTACTCCTCCATGTCCAGGTTGACGAAGGCGTGCGGGCTGCGGTCGGCGGCGGCCCGGTAGATCGGCCGCAGGCGCTCCAGCACCCGCTCGACCGTCCCGGCGGTGTCCCAGGTGGAGATCTGGGAGACGAGGGAGGAGACCTTGATCGAGACGTAGTCCACGTCGTCCCGGCGCAGCAGGTCCCGGGTGCGGGCGGCGCGGGCGGCGGCCTCGGCCTCGCCGAGCACGGCCTCGCCGAGGAGGTTGATGTTGAGCCGGAAGCCCTCGGCGCGGGCGCGGGCGAGGTGGCGGGCCAGGGCCGGGTCGTGGGCGTCGACGACGAGGTGGCCGACGAGCTGGCGCAGCCGGCGGCGGGCGAGCGGGACGACGACGCCGGGCGCGAGCGGGGCGACCCGGGCGCCCACCCCGAGGAGCAGGCGGTCGGTGGTGGAGAGGAACCCGGCGGCCGCGGCCGAGGAGATGGCGGCGAGCTCGCGGGCGGCGACGGCGGTGTCCTCCGGCCGGGCGACCCGGTCGACGAAGCGGACGGCGAGGTCCAGCCCCGCCGGGTCGCCGACCAGCGCGGCGAGCTGGCCGGTGGTGGCCCGTTCGGCGTCGGTCTGCCCGCTCTCGGTGGCGGCGAGCCACTCCTGGGCGAGGGCGACGGCGTCGTCCACCAGGGCGGCGACGTCGGCCGGGACGCCGGTGGCCGGTGCGGGGCTGGTGGTGGTGTCCGCGGCCATGGTGCTCTCCGTGCTCCTCCGGCGCGGCGGGGTGTGTCGCGTCTGCGGTGGGGGTCAGTGGGTGGGTATGGCCGGACGGTAGGTCGCGGGGAGTCGGGCGGTCAACACGGGCTCGTGGTGCCCGGCGGCGGGGGCCGACGGCGGCCGGCACCCGCCGTCGGCGGGCGGCGCTCCGCCGGCGCTCGCCGTCCGGGGGCGGCACTCCCCCGGCCCTCGTCGGGGGCGGGCAACGCGGCCCGGCCCGGCGGTCAGCCGCCGGCGACCGTGGTGTCGAAGAGCTCGAGCGTCTCGGCCACCGCGGGGAAGACCCACGTGAACAGGCAGGCGACGACGACGGCCGCGAGCGCCACGGCCGTGAGCGCCTTGACCCAGCGCGGGCCGGGCAGCAGCCGCCAGAGCGCTGCGTACATCAGGAGGCCTCCATCTCGGCGGGGACGCCCTCGGCGCGGGGCACCCAGCCGTCCAGGGCGGCGTGGACGATCCACCGCTCGGCGGTGCTCCACAGCGGGTGGCAGGTGGTGAGGGTGAGGAGCCGCTGCGTCGGTGCCTCGCCGGGCGCCCCGGGGACGGGGGCGATGACGTCGGAGCGGTCCGGGGTGACGATCTCGTGCCCGGTCACCCGGTACACCAGCCAGGCCTCGGCGCTCTCGACGACGAGCGGGTCGCCCTCCTGCAGGGCGTCGACGTGCCGGAAGGCCGCGCCGTAGCTCTGCCGGTGGGCGGCGAGCGCGGCGTTGCCGACGGCGCCGGGCAGCGCGGTGCCGGGGTAGTGGCCGGCGGCGCCGGAGTTGAGGACGTCCGTGCCGACGCCCTCGGCGATCGGGATCGGCTGGTCCAGGCCCCACCGGGGGACGTGCAGGATGGCGAACTGCTCCCCCTCGGCGGGTGGGGCCGGCGCGGGCGGGTCGTCTGTGCGCAGCGTGGCGGGCTGGTCCGCGGCGGGCGGCTCGAACCGCTCGGTGATGGCGGCCACCGCCGTCGCCTGCTCCTGGCCGGCCTCGACGTCGGTCCACCACACCTGCCAGACCACGAACAGCCCGAGGAGCACCCCGGCGGTGAGGAGCAGCTCGCCGAGGACGCCGAGCGCCCGGGAGCCGCGGCGGCCGCGGCCGCGCTCGGGCCGGGTGCGACGGGGCTGGACGGCGGTGGTCATCACAGACAGCCTGCCACGGCAGCGGTGGTGCGCGGCGGCGGACCGGTCAGGGCCCGTCGAGGCGCTCGGCCACCACCGCCGCCGTGATGCCGCGGGCCTGCAGCGCCCGGCCGACGTCGGTCGTGGCGTCGGCGGCGAGGACCAGGAGCAGGTGCTCGGTCCCGACGGCCGGCAGGTTCTGCTCGTCGGCCACCCGGCCGAGGCCCTCGATGGCCGCCCGCGCGTCGGCGGAGAACGGCAGCGGCGTGCGCCGACGGCGCCACCTCCGCTGGCGCGGGGCGGAGACCTCGGCCAGGGCGGCGCCGTCCGGGTCCAGGCTCTGCAGGATCGCCGCCCCAGAGCCGGCCGGGACGCCGGCCAGGCCGACGAGCAGGTGGGCCGCGCTCAGCTGCTCGGCGCCCACGTCCGCGGCGTGCCCCACCGCCTGTGCCAAGGCTGCGCGCAGGTGCTCGTCGAACCTGCCGAACAGCCCCTCCCCGACGACGACCCGTCCACCGGACGCGGGACCGGCGAATCGCTGCTGCGCCGCCTGCTTGCTGACGCCCAGCACGTCACCGACCTCGCTCCAGGACAGCCCGGCATCGCGGACCTTCGCCACGACACGGCGCAGCACGTGCTCCCCGGTCAGGGCCAGCTCGGCCTCCAGCCGCTGGGCCGCCGCGAGCGCGCCGCGTGGGTCGTCGCCGTGCTCGGCGGCGATCGAGTCGGCCAGCCGGGCGGCCTCGCCCTCGATGTCCATGCGTCAACGCTACGTTGACGCTGCTGAGGGGGCAACGGCGGACCTGCGGCCGCCCGGACGTGGCGAGCCGAACGGGCCTCAGCCGGCCACACGCCGTCGTGCCCATGCTTGGGCTCGACGGGGGCATGCGCATGGCCGATGCAGCCGCGCCGTCCGGAAGGCTTGGGTCGTCGGTCCGCGTTGTCGTCGACGTGTCCGCCTCACCGATCTCGTCGCCGCCGGCCGCCCGTGCGGGTCTGAGCGCGACGGGTGCTCTGTCGGTGGACGTTGCCGGCAGCCCTGCCTCTGAGCTGGTCCGTGTCGACGTCGTCGTGATCGGCGCGGGGCAGGCCGGGCTCTCGGCCGGCTACCACCTCCGCCGCCGTGGACTGGTCCCGGCGCTCGGAGACGACATGGACGACATAACTCCTCGCCGAGGAGATGACGTCTCCCGCCGCGACGGTAGGGCGGGGACGTACGTCATCCTCGACGCCGAGGACGGGCCGGGCGGGGCGTGGCGCCACCGATGGCGCTCCTTGCGGATGGCGACCGTCAACAACATCTACGACCTGCCCGGGATGGCCCAGCCCGAGGTCAACCCGCAGGCGGCCAGCGTCGACGTGCTGCCCGCCTACTTCGCCGACTACGAGCACGCGCTCGACCTCGGCGTGCTCCGCCCCGTGCGGGTCCGCGACGTCCGGCGCGCCGACGACGACCCCCACGGCCGCCTGCTCGTCACCTCCGACGCCGGCACCTTCGCCGCCCGCGCCGTCATCAACGCGACAGGTACCTGGACCAAGCCGTTCTGGCCGCGATACCCCGGCCAGGAGAGCTTCCGCGGCCGTCAGCTGCACGTGGCCGACTACGTCAGCGCCGAGGAGCTCGCCGGCCAGCACGTGGTGGTGGTCGGCGGCGGAATCTCCGCCGTCCAGCTGCTCGAGGAGATCTCCCACGTAGCGACGACGACGTGGGTCACCCGCCGCGAACCGGTCTGGCGGGACGAGGACTTCGACCCCGAGGCCGGACGCCGGGCGGTCGCGCTCGTCGAGGAGCGCGTCCGGCAGGGCCTGCCGCCGCGGAGCGTCGTCTCCGTCACCGGGCTGATCTGGCGGCCCGAGCTCCGCGCGGCCGCCGAGCGCGGCGTGCTCGACCGCCACCCGATGTTCACCCGCATCGAGCCCGACGGTGTCCGCATGGCCGACGGCTACCTCCAGCCGGCCGACGTCATCCTCTGGGCCACTGGGTTCCGCGCCGCGCTGGGCCACCTGCGCCCGCTGGGCCTGCGCGGCCGCGGCGGCGGCATCACCATGGCCGGCACCCAGGTGGCCGACGAACCACGCCTGCACCTCGTCGGGTACGGGCCGTCGTCGTCCACGGTCGGCGCCAACCGCGCCGGCCGGGAGGCAGTCACCCGCATCCTCACGCACCTACGCTCGAGCGACGACGGCGGGTCCACCGTCGGGCACGGGGCCGGCAGCGTTCACCGGGGTGCCGGACGGAACGCGGTGCGCGGACGCTCGTCGGCTGAGGCTGACCCCGGCGCTGAGCCTCAGCGGGCCGCGTTCCCGGCCGCCCGCGACGCGGGCACCTCGGCCAGCGAGCGGGCGGCTGCCAGCACGTCCTCGACCGTGACCGCGAGCAGGGCCGGGTCGGGCTCGTCGGCGAAGGTCGCCCCGCGACGCACGCGGGCGTCGGTGAGCACGACGTGCGGGCCGTGGGCGGGGGGTCCCCACTCCTCCGGCGGCGCCGGGCCGAACAGGACCACCGAGGGCACCCGGTAGGCGGAGGCGAGGTGGGCGGCGCCGGTGTCGGCGGAGACGACCAGCCGGGCGGCCGCGACGAGGGCGGCGAGCTCGGCGAGGGTCTGGCGGCCGGCGAGCACGGCGTCGTCGTCGAACCCGGCCAGGCGGGCGACCGCCGTCGCCCGGGCCCGCTCGCGGCCGCTGCCCGTGAGCACCACGTGCCGGCCCTCCGCCCGGAGCGCGGCCGCCACACCCGCGAACCGGTCGACGGGCCACTGCCGCGAGCCGTAGAAGGCGCCGACGTGGACCACGGTGGCCCCGGGCCAGGGCGTCGCGGTCGGCGGGGTCAGCAGGCCGACGTCGTCCGGGTCGGCCGGGGCCCCGAAGGCGGTGACCAGCCGGGCCCACCGGACCCGCTCGTGCACGCCGTCCTGCCAGTCCGGGCCGTCGGTGATCCCGTGGCCGCGGTGGGCGATGGTGAGCCGCGGGCGCGGGGCGGCGAGCAGGCCGGCGCTCTCGGCGCCGTTGCCGTGCAGGTTCACCGCGACGTCGACGCGGCCCGGCGGCAGCGGGAGCGGGTCGTCCAGCCCGGGGGTGGGCAGCAGGGCGTCCACCCCGCCGACCAGGTCGACGATGTCCTCCAGCCAGCCGGGCACGGCCAGGACGAGCCGGTGCGCGGGGTAGGCGCGGCGCAGGGCGTGCAGGGCGGGGACCGCGACCAGCAGGTCGCCGAGCTTCAGGGCGCGCAGGGCGAGCAGCTCGGGCCGCCCGTCCGGGGGACCGAGCCGTCTCATCCGCCCGCCCCGCGGCCCAGCAGCTCCAGGACGTCCTCGACGACCGGGCCCGGGGCGACGTCGGCGACGAAGGATTCGTCGTGCGGGCAGCGCGGGAGGGTCTCGTCGGTGACGTCGACGCCGCAGACCGGGCAGGCGGTGCGCCAGGCGAGGTGCACCCGGTGCCGCGCCCGGCCCAGCGGCCCGGCGTTGATGACGTTGCCGAACCAGTAGACCCCCACCGTCGCCGTGCCCACCGCCTGGGCGAGGTGCCGCGGTCCGCTGTCGTTGCCCAGCAGGACGTCGGCCTCGGCGAGCAGGCCGGGCAGCTCGGCCAGGCCGAGCCGGCCGGCGAGGGAGGAGACCAGCCCGCGGGCCGGCCCCTCGAGGCGGTCCTGGGCGCCGGTGACGATCTGCTCCGCGGCCGGGACGTCCGTCTCGTCGCCGACCACCACCACCTGCCCACCCGCCTCCGCCGCGGCGGCCGCGACCTGGGCGAACCGCTCGGCCGGCCAGCGCCGCCGCGGGTCGGTGGCCCCCGGGTGGATCGCGAGCAGCGGGCGGGCCCCGGGCAGGCGGACCCGGGCGCCGCGGTCCCGTTCGGCGGCGGTGACGGCGACGTGCGGCTCGAGCTGGGTGGCGGGCGCGCCGGCCAGGCCGACGACCTCCAGCGCCCGCAGGACCTCGTGCTGGTAGTAGCGGTAGGGCATGGTCCGCTCGAGGGCGGCGGCGTCGGGGGTGCGGGTGCCGACGGTGTGCCGGGCGCCGAGGCGCAGCAGGAAGGGGTTGGAGAACCGGCCGCCGCCGTGGACCTGCACGGCCAGGTCGAGCCGCTGCGCCGCGAGCCCGGCGACGAAGCGGGCGGTCTCGGCGGGGTCCTCGGCCCGGCCCGGCACCTCGCGGACCCCGGGGGCGACCGGGAGCACCGCGACCTCGTCCACCGGACCGGGCCGGCCGGTCAGCAGGGCGGCGTGCATCGGGGTGCCGAGGAGGGTGATCCGGGCGCCGGGGTAGGCGTCGGCGAGGGCCTGGACCGCGGGCAGGGCGAAGAGCAGGTCCCCCAGCCCGCCGCCGCGGAGGACGGCGATGCGTTCGACGTCCTCGAAGCGGGGGTGGAGCGGGCCGACGGCGACGGCGGCCGGTGCGGCGGGCGGTGACGCGGGCACGGGCGGGGCGGCAGCAGCCGGTGCGGCGGACGGCGATGGGACGGCGGGCGG contains:
- a CDS encoding bifunctional proline dehydrogenase/L-glutamate gamma-semialdehyde dehydrogenase, translated to MAADTTTSPAPATGVPADVAALVDDAVALAQEWLAATESGQTDAERATTGQLAALVGDPAGLDLAVRFVDRVARPEDTAVAARELAAISSAAAAGFLSTTDRLLLGVGARVAPLAPGVVVPLARRRLRQLVGHLVVDAHDPALARHLARARAEGFRLNINLLGEAVLGEAEAAARAARTRDLLRRDDVDYVSIKVSSLVSQISTWDTAGTVERVLERLRPIYRAAADRSPHAFVNLDMEEYRDLDLTLDVFERILAEPEFTDLEAGIVLQAYLPDSLAALDRLVAFAQARTAAGGAGIKVRFVKGANLSMEHVEAELHGWAPAPYATKDEVDANYLRLVERALRPELTGAVRIGVASHNLYDVALAHLLAQARGVGAALDVEMLQGMAPSQARAVRDAVGSVLLYTPVVAPADFDVAVSYLVRRLEENAQSQNFLHALFGGGPAAMSEQEARFRASVAALPTVPAGPRRTPDHAPAGDTFTNATDSDPALPAVRTWAVERVRATPAPPASPVLAGPADVDAVVATAVHAQPGWAARPPAERAAVLRRAADELEARRGELVTAMAAEGGKTVAEADPEVSEAIDFARYYADRALELQPGHLATDGATFTSDRVVLVTPPWNFPVAIPTGGVLATLAAGSAVIIKPAPAVPGCTEVAMAALHAAGVPTDVLQVVRTDEGTTGRALVAHPDVDAVVLTGAAETAELFASWRTGRPGGPRVLGETSGKNALVITPAADYDLAVADLVRSAFGHAGQKCSAASLAILVGSAGTSPRLRRQLIDAVSSLRVAWPDDLGAMMGPVIHPPEGKLARALTTLEPGETWLVEPRPLDDTGRLWSPGLKDGVAPGSFFHRTECFGPVLGLMRARTLDEAIDLQNATDYGLTGGLHSLDEAEIDHWQERVAVGNAYVNRHITGAIVRRQSFGGWKASVVGPGAKAGGPNYVAQLGHWRPDGEPTRRADPGPELSAALADLAPLLPDDGDRAWLRAAVGSDALAWAEELGVEHDESGLAVEANVFRYRPAPLTVRTVPGARAAELFRVLLAAQRAGTPVRVSLDLATSAALKALDGPATRAGLRRLAGVVDRGEDDAAFVRRVRAAAVDRIRVVGEGSAADRLADELTSARTTVLTGPVLATGRREMLTVLREQAISRTLHRFGHLPAER
- a CDS encoding class E sortase, which produces MTTAVQPRRTRPERGRGRRGSRALGVLGELLLTAGVLLGLFVVWQVWWTDVEAGQEQATAVAAITERFEPPAADQPATLRTDDPPAPAPPAEGEQFAILHVPRWGLDQPIPIAEGVGTDVLNSGAAGHYPGTALPGAVGNAALAAHRQSYGAAFRHVDALQEGDPLVVESAEAWLVYRVTGHEIVTPDRSDVIAPVPGAPGEAPTQRLLTLTTCHPLWSTAERWIVHAALDGWVPRAEGVPAEMEAS
- a CDS encoding Clp protease N-terminal domain-containing protein codes for the protein MDIEGEAARLADSIAAEHGDDPRGALAAAQRLEAELALTGEHVLRRVVAKVRDAGLSWSEVGDVLGVSKQAAQQRFAGPASGGRVVVGEGLFGRFDEHLRAALAQAVGHAADVGAEQLSAAHLLVGLAGVPAGSGAAILQSLDPDGAALAEVSAPRQRRWRRRRTPLPFSADARAAIEGLGRVADEQNLPAVGTEHLLLVLAADATTDVGRALQARGITAAVVAERLDGP
- a CDS encoding glycosyltransferase family 9 protein, with protein sequence MRRLGPPDGRPELLALRALKLGDLLVAVPALHALRRAYPAHRLVLAVPGWLEDIVDLVGGVDALLPTPGLDDPLPLPPGRVDVAVNLHGNGAESAGLLAAPRPRLTIAHRGHGITDGPDWQDGVHERVRWARLVTAFGAPADPDDVGLLTPPTATPWPGATVVHVGAFYGSRQWPVDRFAGVAAALRAEGRHVVLTGSGRERARATAVARLAGFDDDAVLAGRQTLAELAALVAAARLVVSADTGAAHLASAYRVPSVVLFGPAPPEEWGPPAHGPHVVLTDARVRRGATFADEPDPALLAVTVEDVLAAARSLAEVPASRAAGNAAR
- a CDS encoding glycosyltransferase family 9 protein, with amino-acid sequence MPASPPAAPAAVAVGPLHPRFEDVERIAVLRGGGLGDLLFALPAVQALADAYPGARITLLGTPMHAALLTGRPGPVDEVAVLPVAPGVREVPGRAEDPAETARFVAGLAAQRLDLAVQVHGGGRFSNPFLLRLGARHTVGTRTPDAAALERTMPYRYYQHEVLRALEVVGLAGAPATQLEPHVAVTAAERDRGARVRLPGARPLLAIHPGATDPRRRWPAERFAQVAAAAAEAGGQVVVVGDETDVPAAEQIVTGAQDRLEGPARGLVSSLAGRLGLAELPGLLAEADVLLGNDSGPRHLAQAVGTATVGVYWFGNVINAGPLGRARHRVHLAWRTACPVCGVDVTDETLPRCPHDESFVADVAPGPVVEDVLELLGRGAGG